The following proteins come from a genomic window of Vallitaleaceae bacterium 9-2:
- a CDS encoding HIT family protein, whose translation MMKQGCIFCNIAHGMMDSVTLFENVEFRVILDKFPSAKGHVLILPKEHVEDIYELDAETAGKIFALATIVAKAMREVLGFDGLNILQNNGAVAGQTVNHFHLHLIPRFEDDQVNISWVTQEVDDTTLQTIGEAISKQI comes from the coding sequence ATTATGAAACAAGGATGTATATTTTGCAACATTGCACATGGAATGATGGATTCGGTGACACTCTTTGAAAATGTAGAGTTTCGAGTGATTTTAGATAAATTTCCGTCAGCAAAAGGGCATGTGCTTATTCTTCCAAAGGAGCATGTTGAAGATATTTATGAATTAGATGCTGAAACTGCAGGTAAAATTTTTGCCTTAGCAACGATTGTAGCTAAGGCAATGCGAGAAGTTCTTGGATTTGATGGTTTAAATATATTACAAAACAATGGCGCTGTAGCCGGGCAAACCGTCAATCACTTTCACTTGCATTTGATTCCAAGATTTGAAGACGATCAAGTCAATATTTCATGGGTTACCCAAGAGGTTGATGATACCACTTTACAAACTATTGGTGAAGCAATATCAAAGCAGATTTAG
- a CDS encoding rhomboid family intramembrane serine protease, with translation MSEESLKDYQLLKDYFEAKNYQQIATDSKEHALYSLYQKSSYYIVSILHGTKANKLDINRYAFYMQNLSSQFQQFHTDRVIILNLFVGEWEPQIYAYYNKMPNIEATTIEVAWFIDSLQRKLVIPEHQLNSIMGIEKDLRILLKEKKQNYYAIEKETEAHYTTLAIGIINVIVWIFMEINGGSTDPNVLMRFGAIQVDFIVRTQQYWRLLSAMFVHIGIMHLFFNMFGLYIFGSRLEKYISAKQFLMIYLGAGIVGSIFSFAYHYFTGPYIIAAGASGAIYGIIGAALVLSRAMNNSMDGINHYIIWLFFIYGIVYSVISPNVDLYAHVGGFIGGICISVPIVRRRRKEIGGSKDETR, from the coding sequence ATGTCTGAAGAGAGTTTAAAAGACTATCAGTTACTTAAAGATTATTTTGAGGCGAAGAATTATCAACAGATAGCAACAGATTCAAAGGAGCATGCACTATATAGCCTATATCAAAAAAGCAGTTATTATATTGTAAGTATACTTCATGGGACTAAAGCCAATAAGCTGGATATAAATCGATATGCATTCTATATGCAAAATCTTTCGAGTCAATTCCAACAATTTCATACAGACCGTGTGATTATATTGAACTTGTTTGTGGGCGAGTGGGAACCCCAAATATATGCGTATTATAATAAGATGCCAAATATTGAAGCAACAACGATTGAGGTGGCCTGGTTTATTGACTCCCTCCAACGAAAGCTTGTGATTCCTGAGCATCAACTTAATTCGATTATGGGTATTGAAAAAGACTTACGTATATTATTGAAAGAAAAAAAGCAAAACTATTATGCGATAGAAAAAGAAACAGAAGCCCATTATACTACCCTTGCGATAGGGATTATCAATGTTATTGTATGGATATTTATGGAAATCAATGGGGGCTCCACAGATCCCAATGTTTTGATGCGCTTTGGTGCGATTCAAGTTGATTTTATTGTCAGAACACAGCAATATTGGAGGCTTCTTAGCGCAATGTTTGTACATATTGGCATCATGCACCTGTTTTTTAATATGTTTGGACTCTATATCTTTGGATCACGTTTGGAAAAATATATATCAGCGAAGCAGTTTCTCATGATATACTTAGGTGCTGGAATTGTTGGAAGCATTTTTAGCTTTGCATATCATTATTTTACTGGACCATATATTATTGCAGCAGGAGCTAGTGGAGCGATTTATGGGATTATTGGTGCAGCGCTTGTCTTATCGCGTGCTATGAATAATTCCATGGATGGAATTAATCATTATATTATTTGGTTGTTTTTCATATATGGAATTGTGTATAGTGTCATTAGTCCCAATGTTGATTTATATGCACATGTTGGAGGATTTATTGGTGGCATATGTATTAGTGTTCCAATCGTACGACGAAGACGAAAAGAAATAGGAGGCAGCAAAGATGAAACAAGATAA
- a CDS encoding UDP-glucose--hexose-1-phosphate uridylyltransferase: MEEQIGQHIEALLCYGVKRKMMTTLDEPLVRNQLLALYDLKKPVDMETKTKIWEQFVAKSPLDVLEPLLDDAVMKGMIGNTVTERDLMDAKIMGLLMPRPSELHARFEQIAREESIQAATDDYYQLSQDSNYIRMDRIQKNEYWTTSTPVGDLEITINLSKPEKDPKEIAKAKSMPQVNYPKCLLCVENVGFEGHLNHPGRGNHRVLPLTLNGEQWYFQYSPYVYYQEHSIIFKGQHDPMRITKKTFKGIIGFLDAMPHYFIGSNADLPIVGGSILSHDHYQGGHHTFPMEVAPVIKTFTIASALNVKVGVVKWPLSVLRLTSKDSEALITLADTVLKAWRNYSDEACEIHAYSTIDKEQVPHNTITPIGRINNQGEYELDLVLRNNRTNDAHPLGIFHPHSHLHHIKKENIGLIEVMGLAVLPARLKEELVEVENVLSGSVSMDALDKNMEQHKPWIKELMQLYGTKCEASEAHRIVREHVGKKFEKVLECAGVYKLDEQGLEGITRFVESLK; the protein is encoded by the coding sequence ATGGAAGAACAGATTGGGCAACATATTGAAGCGTTGCTTTGCTATGGCGTCAAACGCAAGATGATGACCACACTAGATGAACCATTGGTTCGTAATCAATTATTAGCGTTGTATGATTTAAAAAAACCAGTAGATATGGAGACAAAGACAAAGATATGGGAACAATTCGTCGCTAAGTCTCCGCTAGATGTTCTAGAGCCATTACTAGATGATGCCGTTATGAAGGGCATGATTGGCAATACAGTGACAGAGCGTGACTTAATGGATGCAAAAATCATGGGATTATTGATGCCAAGACCGTCAGAACTTCATGCGCGCTTTGAACAGATTGCAAGAGAAGAATCGATTCAAGCAGCGACAGATGATTATTATCAATTAAGTCAAGATTCAAACTATATACGGATGGACCGTATTCAAAAAAATGAATACTGGACAACATCCACTCCGGTTGGTGACTTGGAAATCACCATTAATCTGTCCAAGCCGGAAAAAGATCCAAAAGAGATTGCAAAAGCAAAGTCAATGCCTCAAGTCAATTACCCCAAATGTTTATTGTGTGTAGAAAATGTTGGGTTTGAAGGGCATTTGAATCATCCGGGACGTGGCAACCACCGTGTACTACCTTTAACCTTAAATGGTGAACAGTGGTATTTTCAGTACTCACCTTACGTATATTATCAGGAACACTCTATTATATTCAAAGGACAGCATGATCCGATGCGCATTACGAAAAAAACATTTAAAGGCATTATTGGGTTTTTAGATGCAATGCCTCATTATTTTATTGGATCAAATGCAGACTTGCCTATTGTTGGTGGATCGATTTTAAGTCATGACCATTATCAAGGTGGACACCATACATTCCCTATGGAAGTGGCACCAGTGATAAAAACCTTTACAATTGCTAGTGCTCTAAATGTAAAAGTTGGGGTTGTCAAGTGGCCTTTATCCGTACTTAGATTAACATCAAAAGACTCAGAGGCTTTAATTACGTTAGCAGATACAGTACTAAAAGCGTGGAGAAATTATTCAGACGAAGCATGTGAGATTCATGCATACTCTACAATCGATAAAGAGCAAGTGCCACATAATACAATTACCCCCATTGGTCGGATCAATAATCAAGGAGAATATGAACTTGATTTAGTCCTTCGTAATAACCGAACAAATGATGCGCATCCACTGGGGATTTTTCATCCACATAGCCACTTGCATCATATTAAAAAGGAAAACATTGGGTTGATTGAAGTTATGGGATTAGCCGTTTTACCTGCACGATTAAAAGAAGAATTGGTTGAAGTTGAAAACGTATTATCAGGAAGCGTCTCAATGGATGCATTAGATAAGAACATGGAACAACATAAACCATGGATTAAGGAATTAATGCAGCTTTATGGAACAAAGTGCGAAGCGAGTGAAGCCCATCGTATTGTTCGTGAGCATGTCGGTAAAAAGTTTGAGAAGGTACTAGAGTGTGCAGGTGTCTACAAATTAGATGAACAGGGTCTAGAAGGAATAACACGGTTTGTTGAAAGTCTTAAATAG
- a CDS encoding galactokinase: MENVKNEFVKRYSSAGDIRTFFTPGRVNIIGEHIDYNGGFVFPCALDFGTYAVVRERTDRQARFATMNFDLEVTLDLDQIEYDVAHDWVNYPKGVIKMYEELGPKVPGFDVLYYGDIPNGSGLSSSASLEVLTATFINALAQGNVEPLDLVKISQKAENEFVGVNCGIMDQFAVGMGKKDHAMLLDCNTLEYQHVPFKLDGVKIVIGNTKKRRGLADSKYNERRSECEEALKDLQEVLDISHLCDMDEETFDQHAGQIKNPTARQRAEHAVYENQRVLKCVEALKHNDLKTAGELLYASHNSLRDLYEVTGVELDAMVEEATKVSGVLGSRMTGAGFGGCTVSLVQEEYVETFIKEVGDNYKKRINLEPEFYVANVGQGAYEVKGV; this comes from the coding sequence ATGGAAAACGTAAAAAATGAATTTGTAAAACGGTATTCATCCGCTGGAGACATACGTACCTTTTTTACCCCAGGGCGTGTGAATATCATCGGTGAACACATTGATTATAATGGTGGATTTGTCTTTCCATGTGCCCTTGATTTTGGGACATATGCTGTCGTAAGAGAACGAACGGATCGACAAGCTAGATTTGCAACAATGAATTTTGACCTTGAAGTTACCCTAGATTTAGATCAAATCGAATATGATGTGGCCCATGATTGGGTAAACTATCCCAAAGGGGTGATTAAGATGTATGAGGAACTGGGACCCAAAGTTCCAGGATTTGATGTCCTATATTATGGCGATATTCCCAACGGCTCAGGCTTAAGTTCATCGGCATCCCTTGAGGTGTTAACAGCAACATTTATTAATGCGTTAGCACAAGGAAACGTTGAGCCACTTGATTTAGTAAAAATAAGTCAAAAGGCAGAAAATGAATTTGTGGGAGTTAATTGTGGCATTATGGACCAATTTGCTGTAGGTATGGGAAAAAAAGATCATGCCATGCTATTGGATTGTAACACTTTAGAATACCAGCATGTACCGTTTAAACTTGATGGTGTAAAAATTGTTATTGGAAATACGAAGAAGCGACGCGGATTGGCAGATTCCAAATACAATGAACGTCGCAGTGAATGTGAAGAAGCGCTTAAAGATTTACAAGAAGTTTTAGATATTTCCCACTTATGTGATATGGATGAAGAGACATTTGATCAGCATGCAGGACAAATAAAAAATCCAACGGCGCGCCAACGGGCTGAACATGCAGTATATGAAAATCAACGGGTACTTAAATGTGTTGAAGCATTAAAACACAATGATTTGAAAACAGCTGGGGAGTTACTCTATGCATCACACAACTCATTACGTGATTTGTATGAAGTCACAGGAGTAGAGTTAGATGCAATGGTGGAAGAAGCGACAAAAGTCTCTGGCGTCTTAGGATCACGCATGACCGGGGCAGGATTTGGTGGCTGTACGGTATCGTTAGTACAAGAAGAATATGTAGAAACCTTTATAAAAGAAGTTGGAGATAATTATAAAAAACGAATAAATTTAGAACCTGAGTTTTACGTGGCTAATGTAGGACAAGGTGCATACGAAGTGAAGGGAGTTTAA
- a CDS encoding uracil-DNA glycosylase family protein, whose translation MKQDKIREMYDACALEMEEKIGEGNSLLLGEGDTDGDIMIIAEFTSEKEQLYRQNLLEGEREKLSKFLDAIEYSYEQVYLTHLLKYRPYQLNKDGVKVSRAATREEYALSMPYLQKEIALVNPKLIITLGNKMLQQLIGDETLMVNSEQDQLFVVGIHGKSYKVLPLPHPSQKQFVPDLDRVMQREMERIRQLLMGEKAQERFDFKEKVTDNLVSEGKEETKEKSKKRIFQKIRLKSSEADLQEKQKCITVIYGGEGYVDDPVLVALERVSHVLTELGVTIHRIDLYKSNDSMETILGYISKAIGVVLAVNVEWYGIGHRMQAFLDQCFYRGENSVFDKCPMLGIVISRRAYEFEAYTHLLKSWEYLGGVEGGNILASIESAASLETNFEWLFGIDKKAEAFFRRVQQKKGELPRSDKIEKVFVEIPVEDIQNIHPNVEIESDKTTKQKNTGIIENYDSYIEKQQEDIHQLGSLFKKKLSAASIKSEKSWPERFKESYINQEALTAKIQIIVEDDPRENTVLELSNQHIRSYYGQIGESDVVVMGRKSVLKRIIDGKLTMQRAFMTGEIKAKGDFTLLYKFEELFSL comes from the coding sequence ATGAAACAAGATAAAATTCGTGAGATGTATGATGCATGTGCTTTGGAGATGGAGGAAAAAATAGGTGAAGGGAATTCACTGTTATTAGGTGAAGGGGATACAGATGGCGATATTATGATTATTGCTGAATTTACAAGTGAAAAGGAACAACTGTATCGTCAGAACTTATTAGAAGGCGAAAGAGAGAAATTATCCAAGTTTTTAGATGCAATCGAGTATTCCTATGAACAAGTGTATTTGACCCATTTACTCAAATATCGACCCTATCAATTAAATAAAGATGGAGTCAAGGTTTCGCGAGCGGCAACACGAGAAGAATATGCTCTAAGCATGCCCTATTTACAAAAAGAAATTGCATTAGTCAATCCAAAGCTGATTATTACGCTTGGCAACAAAATGCTCCAACAATTAATTGGAGATGAAACATTGATGGTCAACAGTGAACAAGATCAGCTATTTGTTGTGGGAATCCACGGAAAAAGTTACAAAGTTCTGCCTTTGCCACATCCATCACAAAAACAGTTTGTACCTGATTTAGATAGAGTTATGCAGCGAGAAATGGAACGAATAAGACAATTGTTAATGGGAGAAAAAGCGCAAGAACGTTTTGACTTTAAGGAGAAAGTGACAGATAATCTTGTAAGCGAAGGAAAAGAAGAAACGAAGGAAAAGAGTAAAAAAAGGATTTTTCAAAAAATACGTTTAAAAAGCAGTGAAGCCGATCTTCAAGAAAAACAAAAATGTATTACCGTGATATATGGGGGAGAAGGATATGTGGATGATCCGGTTCTAGTTGCTCTAGAACGAGTGAGTCATGTTTTAACAGAACTGGGAGTGACGATTCACCGCATTGATTTATATAAATCCAATGATTCTATGGAAACGATTTTAGGTTATATAAGCAAAGCCATAGGTGTTGTTCTAGCGGTTAATGTCGAATGGTATGGAATCGGACATCGGATGCAGGCATTTTTAGATCAGTGCTTTTATCGTGGAGAAAACAGCGTTTTTGATAAATGTCCGATGCTGGGAATCGTTATATCCAGAAGGGCATATGAGTTTGAAGCCTATACCCATTTATTAAAATCATGGGAATATTTAGGTGGAGTTGAAGGTGGCAATATATTAGCGTCCATAGAATCAGCAGCATCTTTGGAAACGAACTTTGAGTGGCTATTTGGTATTGATAAAAAAGCAGAGGCTTTTTTTAGACGCGTACAGCAAAAAAAAGGTGAGCTTCCAAGAAGCGATAAGATAGAAAAAGTTTTTGTTGAAATACCTGTTGAAGATATTCAAAATATCCATCCCAATGTGGAAATAGAAAGTGATAAAACAACAAAGCAAAAGAACACAGGAATTATTGAAAATTATGATTCGTATATTGAAAAGCAGCAAGAAGATATACACCAATTAGGAAGCTTGTTCAAAAAGAAACTATCTGCAGCCTCCATAAAAAGTGAAAAATCTTGGCCGGAACGATTTAAAGAAAGCTATATAAATCAAGAAGCGCTGACGGCCAAAATACAAATCATCGTTGAGGATGACCCGCGTGAGAATACGGTTCTGGAACTAAGCAATCAGCATATTCGTTCGTATTATGGACAGATTGGTGAGAGCGATGTTGTAGTTATGGGACGAAAAAGTGTCCTTAAGCGTATTATTGATGGAAAGTTGACTATGCAACGAGCTTTTATGACAGGAGAGATAAAAGCCAAAGGCGACTTTACACTACTTTACAAATTTGAAGAGCTTTTTTCATTGTAA
- a CDS encoding LacI family DNA-binding transcriptional regulator, translating into MENKRSTITDVAKLANVSITTVSRVINKNYPVSEKTAKRVNKAIEELGFRPNLLARSLIQDKTQTIGVLTPSIENLFFSEVIKGIDNFMGSKEYRSFLCNTKGQPDNEREMIDSLLNRSVDGIIVINPRNENIKSGYYEGISKRIPLVIINGYHEGIQCHFVLNDDYAGTKEALMYLKDKGAKRIAFMRGKKSHSYDIKEALYKSFCKKEMDCEPQVLLIEEGNGLETVNQAKECALPFFEKQELSMTMDAILCCNDFMAVGVLNAARINKVVIPEQLAIVGFDNTIVSQITDPPLTTVDHHMSQLGMTAARQMIQLIENEKQDEALPYTKIMVATNLVIRQT; encoded by the coding sequence ATGGAGAATAAAAGGTCGACAATTACAGATGTTGCAAAACTTGCTAATGTATCGATAACAACCGTATCAAGAGTCATCAATAAAAACTATCCAGTAAGTGAAAAAACCGCAAAACGGGTGAATAAAGCTATTGAAGAATTGGGGTTTCGACCGAATTTATTAGCCCGTAGTTTAATACAGGACAAAACGCAAACCATTGGTGTTTTGACGCCTAGCATAGAAAACCTTTTCTTTTCAGAAGTCATTAAAGGGATTGACAATTTTATGGGAAGTAAAGAATATCGAAGTTTTTTATGTAATACCAAAGGACAACCGGATAATGAACGTGAGATGATCGATTCACTGTTGAATCGAAGTGTCGATGGAATAATTGTTATCAATCCACGTAATGAAAATATAAAAAGCGGTTACTACGAAGGGATATCCAAGCGCATTCCCCTTGTGATTATTAATGGGTATCATGAAGGTATACAATGCCACTTTGTTCTTAATGATGATTATGCAGGCACAAAAGAAGCCTTGATGTACTTAAAAGATAAAGGGGCAAAGCGTATAGCTTTTATGCGCGGGAAAAAAAGCCATTCATACGATATAAAAGAAGCCTTATATAAATCCTTTTGTAAAAAAGAGATGGATTGTGAGCCGCAGGTGTTATTAATCGAAGAGGGCAATGGATTAGAGACAGTTAATCAAGCAAAAGAATGTGCCCTGCCTTTTTTTGAAAAACAGGAATTGTCTATGACAATGGATGCAATATTATGTTGTAATGATTTTATGGCAGTAGGTGTTCTAAATGCTGCACGCATCAATAAGGTGGTAATACCCGAGCAGCTAGCGATTGTTGGTTTTGATAACACAATTGTAAGTCAGATTACGGATCCCCCATTAACAACAGTTGACCATCATATGAGTCAATTGGGAATGACAGCGGCAAGGCAGATGATTCAGCTAATAGAAAATGAAAAACAAGATGAAGCGTTACCTTATACAAAAATAATGGTTGCTACGAATTTAGTCATCCGACAAACGTAA
- a CDS encoding HD domain-containing phosphohydrolase, with amino-acid sequence MLKLTKISKFMILLGIVSIIISIFFNFYFFNHEQQLMAKSTEIVENMNNESIQLDLSLRVLNNILQQLPTPATPSDLPESLAVAYHKNLGYLMGQLNYISENLTTFEELIDQSHLNVFLSYNASNQRLHDYASEIELSLHWLDKYSQETIASQQSKSADSAQKEYHALRENIDTLSTIHKDLYNQSINHAKIMINGAFTLLVIFILLLSTIILKLLNTNIRYLTESIQLVEQNDFDRKKLPSYSPLFAEDAHVIRLVTKIMDENAVSNHIKNIVINTYDMDDMLHELFRIFNEFLRIDRIGICFYDSINKTLIAESGFSKYSNILLGPGFSIQAEKSSLLSIIKTKKGRITNDLEAAYKHKPQSKPLELITREGLKSNMSIPLLINNEVFGILFFSSTYKNHFTKDHLRQASKIVNEISGFFNRSYLLKMVFSRFTYSFSALVNERDYETGGHLDRMTNYSTLIADKLREKELPSHEIRRNMILDIQRYAALHDIGKVAIPDHILKKPGKFDEDEWEIMKTHVTVGQNIFKDLRTELQMFNKDFFKVAENIIAYHHERWDGTGYPHGLKAFEIPLEARIVALGDVFDALTSKRVYKKAFTIDEALKIIQESKGTHFDPVLVDILMENLDSILHIYHTQDESEG; translated from the coding sequence ATGTTAAAACTGACCAAAATATCAAAATTTATGATTCTTCTGGGTATTGTTTCCATTATTATATCTATTTTCTTCAATTTTTATTTTTTTAATCATGAGCAGCAGCTTATGGCAAAATCAACCGAAATTGTTGAAAATATGAATAATGAAAGCATCCAGCTTGATCTCTCCCTACGCGTACTTAACAATATATTACAGCAACTTCCAACACCTGCTACACCTTCTGATTTACCTGAATCTCTAGCTGTAGCCTATCATAAGAACCTTGGATACTTAATGGGACAGCTAAACTATATCAGTGAAAATCTCACCACCTTTGAAGAACTAATTGACCAGTCACACCTTAATGTATTTTTAAGTTACAATGCATCCAATCAGCGCTTGCACGATTATGCCTCTGAAATCGAATTATCCCTTCATTGGCTAGACAAATATTCTCAAGAAACGATTGCATCCCAACAGTCAAAATCCGCTGATTCTGCACAAAAAGAGTACCATGCTTTACGTGAAAATATTGACACACTTTCAACGATTCATAAAGACCTGTACAATCAATCGATTAACCATGCCAAAATAATGATTAACGGTGCTTTTACTCTTTTAGTTATATTTATCCTATTACTAAGTACCATTATTTTAAAATTACTCAACACAAACATACGCTATCTTACCGAAAGTATTCAGCTTGTTGAACAAAATGATTTTGATCGAAAAAAACTTCCAAGCTATTCCCCGTTATTTGCTGAAGATGCTCATGTTATTCGCTTAGTCACCAAAATAATGGATGAAAATGCTGTCTCAAATCATATCAAAAACATTGTCATAAACACCTATGATATGGATGATATGCTGCACGAGCTCTTTCGGATTTTTAATGAATTTCTTCGTATTGATCGAATTGGTATTTGCTTTTATGACTCCATTAATAAAACCCTCATTGCCGAAAGTGGTTTTTCCAAATATTCAAATATACTTCTTGGCCCTGGATTTTCAATACAAGCCGAAAAAAGTAGTTTGCTCTCCATCATCAAAACAAAAAAAGGTCGTATTACTAACGATTTAGAAGCGGCTTATAAGCATAAACCACAGAGCAAACCCTTAGAATTGATTACCCGTGAAGGTCTAAAATCAAATATGAGTATTCCGTTATTAATTAACAATGAAGTCTTTGGAATCTTGTTTTTTAGCTCGACATATAAGAATCATTTTACAAAAGATCATCTTAGACAGGCGTCTAAAATTGTTAATGAAATTTCCGGATTTTTTAATCGTTCCTATCTCCTAAAAATGGTCTTTAGCCGATTTACATATAGCTTCTCAGCTCTTGTCAACGAACGGGATTATGAAACCGGCGGACACCTAGATCGAATGACCAACTACTCGACACTCATTGCAGACAAACTGCGGGAAAAAGAACTGCCTAGCCATGAAATTCGTCGCAATATGATTTTAGATATACAAAGATATGCGGCACTACACGATATCGGAAAAGTTGCAATTCCTGATCATATTTTGAAAAAACCCGGAAAGTTTGATGAAGATGAATGGGAGATTATGAAAACCCATGTCACTGTGGGTCAAAATATCTTTAAGGACTTACGAACAGAGCTTCAAATGTTTAATAAAGATTTTTTCAAAGTTGCAGAAAATATCATTGCCTATCATCACGAGCGATGGGATGGTACTGGGTACCCTCATGGATTAAAAGCCTTTGAAATTCCTCTAGAAGCAAGAATTGTCGCCCTTGGCGATGTGTTTGACGCACTTACGTCAAAAAGAGTATACAAAAAAGCCTTCACCATAGATGAGGCTCTTAAGATTATTCAAGAATCCAAGGGGACGCACTTTGACCCTGTACTCGTTGATATATTAATGGAAAATCTAGATTCTATTTTGCATATCTATCATACGCAAGATGAATCTGAAGGGTGA
- a CDS encoding undecaprenyldiphospho-muramoylpentapeptide beta-N-acetylglucosaminyltransferase, producing MAKIILTGGGTAGHVIPHFALLPYFQKDNIDLIYIGSKNGIENKLVREKSIPYISISSGKLRRYFDIKNFTDPFRIVAGFFQSLFHLAKHRPDLVFSKGGFVSVPVIAAAWVLRIPVIAHESDMTPGLANKLATPLSKKILTTFEETLAYLPKNKSVFTGSPVRQSLKTGDKHIGYAFTKLNLHKPIIMVMGGSLGAQKINRILREALPLLLEDFQVIHLCGSGNLDLTLEDKEGYVQYEYIGKELPHLFAITDFMVSRAGSNAINEFAFLQLPSLLIPLSKSASRGDQILNANAFASKGYAQVLFEERLTVSTFVQEVRGFYENLDHYRIHLSTAKESSGTENVYSEIVSALKKEV from the coding sequence ATGGCAAAAATCATTTTAACAGGCGGTGGGACAGCAGGACATGTCATTCCTCACTTTGCTCTATTACCCTATTTTCAAAAAGATAACATTGACCTTATATATATTGGCTCTAAAAACGGTATTGAAAACAAATTGGTTCGCGAAAAATCTATTCCATATATCTCAATATCCAGCGGCAAACTTCGGCGTTACTTTGACATCAAAAATTTTACTGACCCTTTTCGAATTGTTGCTGGTTTTTTTCAATCCCTTTTTCATTTAGCCAAACATCGACCGGACTTAGTATTTAGCAAAGGAGGATTTGTAAGCGTACCTGTCATTGCTGCTGCCTGGGTTTTACGTATTCCTGTGATTGCCCATGAGTCAGATATGACACCAGGACTTGCAAATAAACTCGCTACCCCTTTGTCCAAAAAAATTCTGACGACATTTGAAGAAACTTTAGCGTATCTGCCTAAAAATAAAAGCGTCTTTACCGGCTCACCTGTTCGACAATCCCTTAAAACTGGAGATAAGCATATCGGTTATGCTTTTACAAAGCTGAACTTGCATAAGCCTATTATAATGGTTATGGGCGGAAGCCTTGGTGCGCAAAAAATTAACCGCATCTTGCGTGAAGCCCTCCCATTACTCCTTGAAGATTTCCAAGTGATTCACTTATGCGGATCTGGCAACCTTGACTTAACTCTTGAGGATAAAGAAGGTTATGTTCAATATGAGTATATTGGTAAAGAACTTCCACATTTATTTGCTATTACGGATTTTATGGTTTCTCGCGCAGGCTCAAATGCTATTAACGAGTTTGCATTTTTACAGTTACCAAGCCTTCTTATTCCATTATCAAAAAGTGCTAGTCGTGGCGACCAAATTCTAAACGCCAATGCCTTCGCATCAAAAGGCTATGCTCAGGTACTTTTTGAAGAGCGTTTAACTGTATCTACATTCGTTCAAGAAGTCCGTGGTTTTTATGAAAATCTTGACCACTATCGTATACATTTATCAACGGCCAAAGAATCTAGTGGAACTGAAAATGTATACTCCGAAATAGTATCCGCGTTAAAAAAAGAGGTGTAA